In Cyclopterus lumpus isolate fCycLum1 chromosome 9, fCycLum1.pri, whole genome shotgun sequence, a single genomic region encodes these proteins:
- the LOC117736814 gene encoding carnitine O-acetyltransferase-like, whose product MLGIFVKAALRPGMVKTCHLVRPVTQIPERSMMHQEGLPKLPVPPLKQTCERYLAALEPIVSEEELEYTRELVKEFLTGGVGERLQKALERRANKTDNWLSEWWMQSAYLDCRMPVAVYTSPGVVLPRMRFHDRQGQMRFAAKLIAAVLEFKQMIDTDTLPVEYLSGKPLCMDQYYQILSSCRIPGPKRDTVVNHTTGKTPLTHITVVHNFQFFVLDVYHSDGASLTVDQIYMQLEKIWNSSLQTNKEPIGILTSQHRNTWGKAYNNLIKDKTNKESVRAIQKSIFTVCLDAPMPRVSDELYRSRVAAQMLHGGGARWNSGNRWFDKTLQFIVGEDGTSGLVYEHAPAEGPPIVFLIDFVVRYMSRTEIVRTPMVPLPMPMKLRFNITPEVKRDIEKAKQNMNMMVHDLDVKVLMFSNFGRKTPKQHKLSPDAFVQMALQLAYFRMYNICCSTYESASLRMFKYGRTDTIRATTTDSVKFVQAMQDPAKQNAERLALLQAAVGTHKENMYNAIHGQAIDRHLLGLKMLSIDELTSMPEIFMDTSFAVAQHYNLSTSQVGSKTDCVMCFGPMVPDGYGVCYNPMDEHINIAITAFNSCDETNAAKFAQAVEDALLDMRALLEDTATAEQ is encoded by the exons ATGTTGGGTATTTTTGTCAAGGCCGCG CTGCGGCCTGGCATGGTGAAGACATGTCACCTGGTCAGACCAGTAACACAGATCCCAGAGAGGTCCATGATGCACCAGGAGGGTTTACCTAAGCTGCCTGTGCCGCCCTTGAAGCAGACATGTGAACGATACCTGGCTGCTCTGGAGCCCATCGTCAGCGAGGAGGAGCTGGAATACACCCGGGAGCTGGTGAAGGAGTTCCTCACGGGTGGTGTTGGGGAAAGGCTGCAGAAAGCCCTGGAGCGACGGGCAAACAAGACAGACAACTGG TTGTCAGAATGGTGGATGCAGTCAGCCTATCTAGACTGCCGTATGCCGGTGGCGGTCTACACCAGCCCTGGGGTTGTCCTGCCTCGCATGCGCTTCCACGATCGACAAGGACAGATGAG GTTTGCTGCCAAGCTGATTGCAGCGGTTTTGGAGTTCAAACAAATGATTGACAC TGATACCCTGCCTGTCGAGTACCTGAGTGGGAAGCCGCTGTGTATGGACCAGTATTACCAGATCCTGTCCTCCTGTCGTATCCCTGGTCCAAAGAGAGACACTGTTGTTAATCACACCACTGGGAAAACACCTCTCACTCATATCACTGTGGTCCACAACTTTCAG TTCTTTGTCTTGGATGTGTACCACAGCGATGGCGCCTCGCTGACCGTAGACCAGATTTACATGCAGTTGGAGAAGATCTGGAACTCCTCTTTGCAGACCAACAAGGAGCCTATTGGCATCCTCACATCACAGCACCGCAACACCTGGGGAAAAGCCTATAACAATCTGATTAAGG ataAAACAAATAAGGAGTCAGTCCGTGCCATCCAGAAAAGCATCTTCACAGTTTGTCTGGATGCTCCGATGCCGCGGGTGTCAGACGAGCTGTATCGCAGCCGTGTGGCCGCCCAGATGCTGCATGGAGGAGGAGCTCGCTGGAACAGCGGCAACCGCTGGTTCGACAAGACTTTACAG TTCATTGTTGGTGAAGACGGCACAAGTGGACTAGTGTATGAACATGCACCTGCTGAGGGCCCACCCATTGTGTTTCTCATTGATTTCGTTGTTAGATACAT GTCGAGAACTGAAATAGTTCGCACTCCCATGGTTCCCCTGCCCATGCCTATGAAACTGCGTTTTAACATCACACCTGAGGTCAAGAGAGACATTGAGAAAGccaaacaaaatatgaacat GATGGTTCACGACTTAGATGTCAAGGTGCTTATGTTTTCTAATTTTGGAAGAAAAACCCCCAAACAACACAAGCTGAGTCCAGATGCCTTTGTGCAAATGGCTCTTCAACTGGCCTACTTCAG GATGTATAATATTTGCTGCTCTACCTATGAGAGCGCATCGTTACGAATGTTTAAATATGGGCGAACAGATACAATTCGTGCAACTACTACAGACTCGGTTAAATTTGTCCAGGCAATGCAAGACCCAGCGAAACAG aACGCAGAGAGGCTGGCGCTGCTGCAAGCGGCCGTTGGGACACACAAGGAGAACATGTACAAC GCAATTCATGGACAAGCCATAGACAGACACCTCCTTGGACTGAAGATGCTGAGTATTGACGAGCTGACCTCCATGCCTGAGATATTCATGGATACCTCGTTTGCCGTGGCTCAGCATTATAATCTCTCCACCAGCCAG GTTGGCTCCAAGACAGACTGTGTGATGTGCTTCGGTCCAATGGTGCCAGATGGCTATGGAGTGTGTTACAATCCCATGGATGAGCACATCAACATCGCCATCACGGCCTTCAACAGCTGTGACGAGACGAACGCGGCCAAGTTTGCCCAGGCTGTAGAGGATGCTCTGTTGGACATGAGAGCTCTCCTGGAAGACACAGCTACGGCCGAGCAGTGA
- the LOC117736506 gene encoding immediate early response gene 5-like protein, whose product MECAFEAQNLISISLRKIQSSRTQRGGIKLHKNLLVTYVLRNARQFYMSKNLPQTQRTHQYEDVAAVRERQEYFELNGSLTELSDDFYCNFTGAESDTWHCGAHQPNGQPTEVAHQDASACAMLSPSDSDLMVPEACWSCADKSSWELPIPNLQANQKTVLDLDTHVVTTVTNGYFHSDCCAQPKQPQGAQCYTKKRKMDTSYHIVDPEFYLSDFGPMPCKRMRTEDDLHSDSDQLDSTNISNLISVLGSGGLSEFVSWQQTDLEQIFAAQTICLKHTLLAGSGWTRAIEAF is encoded by the coding sequence ATGGAGTGTGCATTTGAAGCACAGAATCTGATCTCCATTTCTTTGAGAAAAATCCAAAGCTCCAGGACGCAGAGAGGAGGCATCAAGCTCCACAAGAACTTACTGGTAACATACGTACTGAGAAACGCCAGGCAGTTTTATATGAGCAAAAACTTGCCGCAAACGCAAAGGACGCATCAATATGAGGATGTAGCGGCAGTCCGTGAAAGGCAAGAATATTTTGAATTGAATGGGAGCTTAACGGAGTTGTCCGATGACTTCTACTGCAACTTTACTGGGGCTGAGTCGGACACTTGGCACTGCGGAGCGCACCAGCCCAACGGCCAGCCCACCGAAGTGGCGCACCAAGACGCATCTGCCTGCGCAATGCTTTCACCAAGTGACTCCGACCTCATGGTTCCCGAAGCCTGTTGGAGTTGTGCAGACAAATCCTCCTGGGAGTTACCTATCCCAAACCTACAAGCCAACCAAAAGACTGTCCTGGACTTGGACACGCATGTGGTGACTACTGTCACGAATGGATACTTCCACTCAGACTGTTGCGCGCAGCCTAAACAGCCGCAGGGCGCGCAGTGCTACACTAAGAAGCGAAAGATGGACACAAGTTATCATATTGTTGATCCAGAGTTTTATTTGTCAGACTTTGGGCCAATGCCATGTAAAAGGATGAGGACTGAGGATGATTTACATTCAGACTCGGACCAGTTGGACAGCACAAACATCTCCAACCTGATCTCAGTGTTGGGTTCAGGTGGACTATCTGAGTTTGTGAGTTGGCAGCAGACGGACCTTGAGCAAATATTCGCCGCTCAAACAATTTGTTTAAAACATACACTGTTAGCAGGCAGTGGATGGACCAGAGCAATTGAAGCATTTTGA
- the asb6 gene encoding ankyrin repeat and SOCS box protein 6 gives MPFLHGFRRIIYEYQPLVDAVMCVVGLEEADSSHKDRVRSPEDQSGVCGSLAQLLERESKSDVFMEGIGYALFKVAERGLVNAAEILLRYGADLNFEDPVSYYNPLHIAVLRNKPNMVRLLVGHGASVERRDRIHESSPLDLAGEESERLTCLLTLLDLGADVNAMDKHGKTPLLHALASSDGLTVHNTENIHLLLQRGADVKAATVDGDTVESSLVFLVKEALEANTEDAAEIGNFCVKTTQLLLAHGVDPSCCLNEDGEPSLTQTSLEHFDLLFPLAVLLIQSGASFVCSYHGESCWSGYSLLFQRLQTALQQCSDRSHNSELLEQAEVLLDLARVDVPLLHLPLRLELPVAGGDPHPYAQALVDLHDRVVQVSPPALRCLCRAFIRSHLQPWPLTDRVKALPLPDRLKDFILPEHTYTPKPGWDCFKPQHSQR, from the exons ATGCCTTTCCTCCATGGGTTTCGTAGGATCATATATGAGTATCAGCCACTGGTAGATGCTGTCATGTGTGTTGTTGGACTGGAGGAAGCAGACAGTAGTCATAAGGACAG AGTCAGAAGCCCTGAAGATCAGTCTGGTGTTTGTGGCTCTCTAGCGCAGCTTCTGGAGCGCGAGTCCAAGTCCGACGTGTTTATGGAAGGCATCGGCTACGCTCTGTTTAAGGTGGCAGAGCGGGGACTGGTGAATGCAGCTGAAATCCTTCTACGCTATGGAGCTGATCTAAATTTTGAAG ACCCAGTGTCTTACTACAATCCTCTACACATCGCTGTTTTGAGGAACAAGCCAAACATGGTGAGGCTGCTGGTCGGGCATGGAGCAAGTGTTGAAAGGAGAGACAGG ATCCATGAGAGCAGTCCTTTGGATCTTGCCGGTGAGGAGTCAGAGAGGCTCACCTGCCTGCTCACCCTGCTGGACCTGGGTGCTGATGTGAATGCAATGGATAAACATGG AAAAACCCCTTTGCTCCATGCATTGGCAAGCAGCGATGGACTCACTGTGCACAACACAGAGAACATCCATCTTCTACTTCAGAGAG GTGCCGACGTTAAGGCTGCTACTGTAGACGGTGACACAGTTGAGTCCTCCTTGGTGTTTCTGGTGAAGGAGGCTCTGGAGGCCAATACGGAGGACGCTGCGGAGATCGGTAACTTCTGCGTGAAAACCACACAGCTACTGCTAGCTCACGGCGTGGACCCCAGCTGCTGTCTGAATGAGGATGGCGAGCCCTCCCTGACACAGACGAGCCTGGAGCACTTTGACCTGCTCTTCCCTCTGGCTGTGCTCTTAATCCAAAGCGGAGCCTCTTTTGTTTGCTCCTATCACGGCGAGTCCTGTTGGTCAGGTTACAGCCTTCTTTTCCAGCGGCTGCAAACAGCCCTGCAGCAGTGCTCGGATCGAAGTCACAATTCTGAGCTTCTGGAGCAAGCAGAGGTGTTGCTCGACTTAGCGAGGGTAGACGTCCCCTTGCTGCATCTGCCTCTCAGGCTGGAGCTCCCTGTGGCCGGTGGGGACCCTCACCCCTATGCTCAGGCTCTGGTAGACCTGCACGACCGTGTAGTACAAGTGAGCCCTCCTGCTCTACGATGCCTTTGTAGGGCATTCATAAGGAGCCACCTACAGCCTTGGCCCCTGACAGACAGAGTCAAAGCCTTGCCATTACCCGACAGACTGAAAGACTTTATTCTTCCTGAACACACATATACCCCAAAGCCTGGCTGGGACTGCTTCAAACCCCAACATAGCCAGCGCTGA